Proteins from a genomic interval of Acidimicrobiales bacterium:
- a CDS encoding aminotransferase class V-fold PLP-dependent enzyme: MTDRFPSGIDHYDFGDELSRLERASRFHEWTRNFFDEGPHLVACPELPWGDEVRHRSIEAYERFVHGETWITGGGAREMEAEIVSWMGGILGAAEPAGFVTSGGSESNMCAILAGRERSGITTGGSLVYPANAHYSVPKLCRMFGLEPIVVPSVEGSLYEVDVEAYAAAIRPDTVALFTTAGTWAYGTVDPIEAIGEIALERDLHLHVDGAFGGYILPFLERSGYDTELPLWDFRVPGVSTISADLHKNGMAPPPAGTLFFRDAGVLEHAKAVCPPNGTMTGTRGTGPIAGAWTMVKLLGEEGYQAVSLKSMALRDELIAGATAIDGLSIYPGTRINIALIVSDELDLRPVATELRDRGWMFSARAVPEPVSIVVVPMPHNHGQVGPFLDDLRDAMELAVPFDGAAAGADGGPVSQYGF, from the coding sequence ATGACCGATCGCTTCCCGAGCGGTATCGACCACTACGACTTCGGCGACGAGCTCAGCCGGCTCGAGCGGGCCTCGCGCTTCCACGAGTGGACCCGGAACTTCTTCGACGAGGGCCCGCACCTGGTGGCCTGCCCGGAGCTGCCCTGGGGCGACGAGGTGCGCCACCGGTCGATCGAGGCCTACGAGCGCTTCGTGCACGGCGAGACGTGGATCACGGGTGGCGGAGCCCGGGAGATGGAGGCCGAGATCGTGTCGTGGATGGGCGGCATCCTCGGCGCCGCCGAGCCCGCCGGGTTCGTCACCTCCGGCGGGTCGGAGTCGAACATGTGCGCCATCCTGGCGGGGCGCGAGCGGTCGGGGATCACCACGGGCGGCAGCCTCGTGTACCCGGCCAACGCCCACTACTCCGTCCCCAAGCTGTGCCGGATGTTCGGGCTCGAGCCGATCGTCGTGCCGTCGGTCGAGGGCTCGCTCTACGAGGTGGACGTCGAGGCCTACGCCGCGGCGATCCGCCCGGACACGGTGGCCCTCTTCACCACGGCGGGCACGTGGGCCTACGGCACGGTCGACCCCATCGAGGCCATCGGGGAGATCGCCCTCGAGCGCGACCTGCATCTGCACGTCGACGGTGCCTTCGGGGGCTACATCCTCCCGTTCCTCGAGCGCTCGGGGTACGACACCGAGCTCCCCCTCTGGGACTTCCGGGTGCCGGGGGTCAGCACCATCAGCGCCGACCTCCACAAGAACGGCATGGCGCCGCCGCCGGCCGGGACGTTGTTCTTCCGCGACGCCGGCGTGCTCGAGCACGCCAAGGCCGTCTGCCCGCCGAACGGGACGATGACGGGCACCCGGGGCACCGGCCCCATCGCCGGGGCCTGGACCATGGTGAAGCTGCTCGGCGAGGAGGGCTACCAGGCCGTGTCGCTGAAGTCGATGGCGCTGCGCGACGAGCTGATCGCCGGCGCCACCGCCATCGACGGCCTGTCGATCTACCCGGGCACCCGCATCAACATCGCTCTGATCGTCAGCGACGAGCTCGACCTGCGGCCGGTGGCCACCGAGCTGCGCGACCGGGGCTGGATGTTCTCGGCGCGGGCGGTGCCGGAACCGGTCAGCATCGTGGTCGTGCCCATGCCCCACAACCACGGCCAGGTGGGCCCGTTCCTCGACGACCTGCGCGACGCCATGGAGCTGGCCGTGCCCTTCGACGGCGCGGCGGCCGGGGCCGACGGCGGCCCGGTCTCCCAGTACGGCTTCTGA
- a CDS encoding hydantoinase B/oxoprolinase family protein yields the protein MGTLDGAELAVLSNRFAAIVRKMQNTLARSGRSGVLNTARDFSCCILTAAGDILMTAESLPIHVTGGPDLQARSMLEFFPEPKAGDAYLHNSPYHGNTHPADHSLLVPVVDADGVHRFTVLAKAHQADCGNSVPTTYMVSARDVYEEGALIFPCVQVQREYEDCADVLRMCEMRIRVPDQWRGDYLALVGTVRIGERAVAELAEELGWGALDAFAEQWLDYGERRMAAAIGALPAGTASASTTHDPVPGLPDGVTVGATVRVDPERQVIEVDLRDNPDCVPCGLNLSEAASRASAMIGVFNSIDHTIPHNQGAFRRVEVLLRDGCVVGVPRHPASCSAATTNLANRVVNIVQRSMADIGVGIGLAEVGTGFSPSEAVVSGVDPRHDTAFVNQLFTGPNGGAGGPDTDGWLTMSDLGSGGSLLLDSVEIDEMKQPLVVHERRLVPDSEGAGRHRGAPGLHVEYGPLGCTIETLYANDGAVNATAGAQGGLGGAPSAQHRRGADGRLEEVDAWGPTVIAPGERMVARTAGGGGYGPPVDRPAEAVAHDVAEGWVSRERAVEVYGVVVGDDGEVDVAATAARRDGGNG from the coding sequence ATGGGCACCCTCGACGGCGCCGAGCTGGCGGTGCTCAGCAACCGCTTCGCCGCCATCGTGCGCAAGATGCAGAACACGCTCGCCCGGTCCGGCCGGTCGGGCGTGCTCAACACCGCCCGGGACTTCTCGTGCTGCATCCTCACCGCCGCGGGCGACATCTTGATGACCGCGGAGAGCCTGCCCATCCACGTGACCGGTGGCCCCGACCTGCAGGCGCGCTCGATGCTCGAGTTCTTCCCCGAGCCGAAGGCGGGGGACGCCTACCTGCACAACTCGCCGTACCACGGCAACACCCACCCGGCCGACCACTCGCTGTTGGTGCCGGTGGTCGACGCCGACGGCGTGCACCGCTTCACGGTGCTGGCCAAGGCCCACCAGGCCGACTGCGGCAACTCGGTGCCCACCACCTACATGGTCAGCGCCCGCGACGTGTACGAGGAGGGGGCGCTGATCTTCCCCTGCGTGCAGGTGCAGCGGGAGTACGAGGACTGCGCCGACGTGCTGCGCATGTGCGAGATGCGCATCCGGGTGCCCGACCAGTGGCGGGGCGACTACCTGGCGCTGGTGGGCACGGTGCGCATCGGCGAGCGGGCCGTCGCCGAGCTGGCCGAGGAGCTGGGGTGGGGGGCGCTCGACGCGTTCGCCGAGCAGTGGCTCGACTACGGCGAGCGGCGGATGGCCGCGGCCATCGGAGCGCTGCCCGCGGGCACGGCATCGGCCTCGACGACGCACGACCCCGTGCCCGGCCTGCCCGACGGGGTCACGGTCGGGGCCACGGTGCGGGTCGACCCCGAGCGCCAGGTGATCGAGGTCGACCTGCGCGACAACCCGGACTGCGTGCCGTGCGGTCTCAACCTGAGCGAGGCGGCGTCGCGGGCCTCGGCCATGATCGGCGTGTTCAACAGCATCGACCACACCATCCCGCACAACCAGGGCGCGTTCCGGCGCGTGGAGGTGCTGCTGCGCGACGGCTGTGTGGTCGGCGTCCCCCGTCACCCGGCCAGCTGTTCGGCCGCCACCACCAACCTGGCCAACCGGGTGGTGAACATCGTGCAGCGGTCGATGGCCGACATCGGGGTCGGTATCGGCCTGGCCGAGGTGGGGACCGGCTTCTCGCCGTCGGAGGCGGTGGTGTCGGGCGTCGATCCGCGGCACGACACGGCGTTCGTCAACCAGCTCTTCACGGGTCCCAACGGCGGTGCCGGCGGCCCCGACACCGACGGGTGGCTGACCATGTCCGACCTCGGCAGCGGCGGCTCGCTGCTGCTCGACAGCGTGGAGATCGACGAGATGAAGCAGCCCCTCGTCGTCCACGAGCGGCGGCTGGTGCCCGACAGTGAGGGCGCGGGCCGCCACCGCGGAGCGCCCGGCCTGCACGTGGAGTACGGGCCGCTGGGCTGCACGATCGAGACCCTCTACGCCAACGACGGCGCGGTGAACGCCACCGCCGGCGCCCAGGGCGGGCTCGGCGGGGCCCCCTCGGCGCAGCACCGACGGGGCGCCGACGGGCGCCTGGAGGAGGTCGACGCCTGGGGGCCGACGGTGATCGCGCCGGGTGAGCGCATGGTCGCCCGGACCGCCGGCGGCGGCGGGTACGGTCCGCCCGTCGACCGCCCGGCCGAGGCCGTGGCCCACGACGTGGCCGAGGGTTGGGTCAGCCGCGAACGGGCGGTCGAGGTGTACGGCGTCGTCGTGGGCGACGATGGCGAGGTGGACGTCGCCGCCACGGCGGCGCGACGAGACGGAGGCAACGGGTGA
- a CDS encoding hydantoinase/oxoprolinase family protein, translating into MRISVDIGGTFTDLVLEDGGHLELAKAPTVPHDPAEGILDVLAAAAARRGVTRSELLAATDTFVHATTRGLNAVLTRTTATTAFLTTAGHPDVLLLREGGREDPFDFTVPYPEPYVPRSLTFEVPGRLLATGEELEPLDRGSVEAIADRLAATEVEAVGVCLLWSTVNPAHELVVGEVLAERLPDVPHTLSHALNPSLREYRRASSACIDASLKPLMSRYLQDLGTRLGDAGFGGRLLVVTSSGGVVDADDVVRAPILSINSGPSMAPVAGRAYAAADLDSAEVIVADAGGTTYDVTVVRGGQIPWTRSAWVGPRFTGHMTGLPSIDVKSVGAGGGSIAWVDPGGLLHVGPQSAGSVPGPACYGRGGTAATVTDAAVVLGHLDAAAFSGGAMPLDAGAAVAAVRQAVGGPLGLDDVEAAAAVLRLTTEQMVRAIEEICLEQGIDPAGSVLVGGGGAAGLNAVAVAQRLGCRRLILPAVAAALAAAGALMSDLTAAYTATVPTTSATFAADAVNDALATLEGQAAAFVSRSGATDEASTVSLYAEARYPQQIWELEVPLRVPRFASAADVDAFVEDFHGVHETVLGISDPGSPVEVVGWGARVRCPLRRSGGLLTARAEDTTVAGAERLAYVDGVGMVATPVRALGALGDDEAAEGPLLIESAFTTAVVPKGATARRTPAGSLVVEL; encoded by the coding sequence GTGCGCATCTCGGTCGACATCGGGGGGACCTTCACCGACCTCGTCCTCGAGGACGGGGGCCACCTCGAGCTGGCCAAGGCGCCGACGGTGCCGCACGACCCCGCCGAGGGGATCCTCGACGTCCTGGCGGCGGCCGCGGCCCGCCGGGGGGTCACCCGGTCCGAGCTGCTGGCGGCGACCGACACGTTCGTGCACGCCACGACCCGGGGGCTCAACGCCGTCCTCACCAGGACGACCGCGACGACGGCGTTCCTGACCACCGCCGGCCATCCCGACGTCCTGCTGCTGCGGGAGGGCGGGCGCGAGGACCCGTTCGACTTCACGGTGCCCTATCCCGAGCCCTACGTGCCGAGATCGCTGACCTTCGAGGTGCCCGGCCGGCTGCTGGCCACCGGCGAGGAGCTCGAGCCCCTGGACCGGGGTTCGGTGGAAGCCATCGCCGATCGCCTGGCGGCCACCGAGGTGGAAGCCGTGGGTGTGTGCCTGCTGTGGTCGACGGTGAACCCGGCGCACGAGCTCGTCGTCGGCGAGGTGCTGGCCGAGCGCCTGCCCGACGTGCCCCACACCCTGTCCCACGCCCTGAACCCGTCGCTGCGGGAGTACCGGCGCGCCTCGTCGGCCTGCATCGACGCCTCGCTCAAGCCGTTGATGAGCCGGTACCTGCAGGACCTCGGTACCCGGCTGGGCGACGCGGGCTTCGGCGGCCGCCTGCTCGTGGTCACGTCGAGCGGCGGCGTGGTCGACGCCGACGACGTGGTGCGGGCGCCGATCCTCTCGATCAACTCCGGCCCGTCGATGGCCCCCGTGGCCGGGCGGGCCTACGCGGCCGCCGACCTCGACTCGGCCGAGGTGATCGTGGCCGACGCCGGCGGCACCACCTACGACGTCACCGTCGTCCGGGGCGGGCAGATCCCGTGGACCCGGTCGGCGTGGGTCGGCCCCCGCTTCACGGGGCACATGACCGGGTTGCCGTCGATCGACGTGAAGAGCGTCGGCGCCGGTGGCGGCAGCATCGCGTGGGTCGACCCCGGCGGGCTGCTGCACGTCGGCCCCCAGAGCGCCGGCTCGGTGCCCGGGCCCGCCTGCTACGGGCGGGGGGGCACGGCCGCCACCGTCACCGACGCCGCGGTCGTGCTCGGCCACCTCGACGCGGCCGCCTTCTCCGGCGGGGCGATGCCGCTGGACGCCGGCGCCGCCGTCGCCGCGGTCCGCCAGGCCGTCGGCGGGCCGCTCGGGCTCGACGACGTGGAGGCGGCCGCGGCCGTCCTCCGCCTCACCACCGAGCAGATGGTGCGGGCCATCGAGGAGATCTGCCTCGAGCAGGGCATCGACCCGGCCGGGTCGGTCCTCGTCGGCGGCGGGGGAGCGGCGGGCCTCAACGCCGTCGCCGTCGCCCAGCGCCTCGGCTGCCGCCGGCTGATCCTGCCCGCGGTGGCCGCCGCCCTCGCCGCGGCCGGCGCGCTCATGTCCGACCTCACCGCGGCCTACACGGCCACGGTGCCGACCACCAGTGCGACCTTCGCCGCCGACGCGGTCAACGACGCGCTTGCCACCCTCGAGGGGCAGGCGGCGGCGTTCGTGTCGCGATCCGGTGCCACCGACGAGGCGTCGACGGTCTCCCTCTACGCCGAGGCCCGCTACCCGCAGCAGATCTGGGAGCTCGAGGTGCCGTTGCGCGTCCCGCGGTTCGCCTCGGCCGCCGACGTGGACGCCTTCGTCGAGGACTTCCACGGCGTGCACGAGACCGTGCTGGGCATCTCCGACCCCGGTTCGCCGGTCGAGGTGGTCGGCTGGGGCGCCCGGGTGCGGTGCCCGCTGCGGCGCTCGGGCGGGCTGCTCACGGCCAGGGCCGAGGACACCACCGTCGCCGGGGCCGAGCGGCTGGCCTACGTGGACGGGGTCGGCATGGTGGCGACCCCGGTCCGGGCCCTCGGCGCGCTCGGCGACGACGAGGCGGCCGAAGGCCCCCTGCTGATCGAGTCCGCGTTCACCACCGCGGTCGTCCCCAAGGGGGCGACCGCCCGCCGCACGCCGGCCGGCTCCCTGGTCGTGGAGCTCTGA
- a CDS encoding aminotransferase class III-fold pyridoxal phosphate-dependent enzyme — protein sequence MGRRKRVIDRERLATGLAEERRLFAERNPESRRAASEATNLFGGVPMTWMAKTAGGFPLFLDRASGARVTTLDGHELVDFCLGDTGAMAGHSPPATVAAVQARYAEAGGATAMMPTEDAAAVAAELTRRFGVSSWSFALTATDANRWALRLCRALTGRPKVLVNAWCYHGSVDESLIVTSPSGPVPRPGNVGAPCDVTESSRVVEFNDLAALEAELAHGDVAVVLMEPALTNMGIVLPEDGYLDGVRELTRAAGTLLIIDETHTLSAGPGGCTQAWGLDPDIVTLGKAIAGGIPIGAYGLHADLAERLLSRSDLDLVDTGGVGGTLAGNALSLAAARATLEQVLTEEAFAAMTALCTRYHEGVERLIADRALPWSASQLGARSEYRFTSPAPRNGTESHAATDVDLEDYLHLYLVNRGVLLTPFHNMALMCPATTEADVDLHLQILDEAVAALT from the coding sequence ATGGGACGGAGGAAACGGGTGATCGACCGGGAGCGACTGGCCACGGGCCTGGCGGAGGAGCGCCGCCTCTTCGCCGAGCGGAACCCGGAGTCCCGCCGGGCGGCGTCGGAGGCGACCAACCTCTTCGGCGGGGTGCCGATGACGTGGATGGCGAAGACGGCCGGGGGCTTCCCGCTGTTCCTGGACCGGGCGTCGGGGGCGAGGGTCACAACGCTCGACGGCCACGAGCTCGTGGACTTCTGCCTCGGGGACACCGGGGCCATGGCGGGGCACTCGCCGCCGGCGACGGTCGCCGCGGTGCAGGCGCGCTATGCCGAGGCGGGCGGGGCGACGGCGATGATGCCGACCGAGGACGCCGCCGCGGTGGCGGCCGAGCTGACCCGGCGCTTCGGGGTCAGCTCGTGGAGCTTCGCCCTGACCGCCACCGACGCCAACCGCTGGGCGCTGCGCCTGTGCCGGGCGCTGACCGGGCGGCCGAAGGTGCTGGTGAACGCGTGGTGCTATCACGGCAGCGTCGACGAGTCGCTGATCGTGACGTCGCCGTCGGGGCCGGTGCCGCGGCCGGGCAACGTCGGCGCGCCGTGCGACGTGACCGAGAGCAGCCGGGTGGTGGAGTTCAACGACCTCGCCGCGCTCGAGGCCGAGCTAGCGCACGGTGACGTGGCCGTCGTGTTGATGGAGCCGGCCCTGACCAACATGGGCATCGTCCTGCCCGAGGACGGCTACCTCGACGGCGTGCGCGAGCTCACCCGCGCCGCGGGGACCCTGCTGATCATCGACGAGACCCACACGCTGTCGGCCGGGCCCGGTGGGTGCACGCAGGCGTGGGGGCTCGACCCCGACATCGTCACCCTCGGCAAGGCCATCGCCGGCGGCATCCCCATCGGCGCCTACGGGCTCCACGCCGACCTGGCCGAGCGCCTCCTGTCCCGCTCGGACCTGGACCTGGTGGACACCGGCGGCGTCGGCGGCACCCTCGCCGGCAACGCCCTGTCCCTGGCGGCGGCCCGGGCGACGCTCGAGCAGGTGCTGACCGAGGAGGCGTTCGCCGCGATGACCGCCCTGTGCACCCGCTACCACGAGGGCGTCGAGCGCCTCATCGCCGACCGGGCCCTGCCGTGGTCGGCCAGCCAGCTCGGCGCCCGCTCCGAGTACCGCTTCACGTCGCCCGCCCCCCGCAACGGCACCGAGTCCCACGCCGCCACCGACGTCGACCTCGAGGACTACCTCCACCTCTACCTGGTGAACCGCGGCGTCCTGCTGACCCCGTTCCACAACATGGCCCTCATGTGCCCAGCGACGACCGAGGCCGACGTCGACCTCCACTTGCAGATCCTGGACGAGGCGGTGGCGGCGCTGACGTGA